A window from Photobacterium atrarenae encodes these proteins:
- the ileS gene encoding isoleucine--tRNA ligase has protein sequence MSTSRDNLSSAGDAGAKPAAQANQTDNQSFSFVDAEHAVLDFWQKNQVFHQSLRQTQDKPDYVFYDGPPFATGLPHHGHLVASTIKDVIPRYFTMKGYHVQRRFGWDCHGLPIEHEIDKSLGMSAKEAVESLGIARYNDECRGIVQRYTREWEKTITRLGRWVDFENDYRTMEPWYMESVWWVFQQLWDKGLVYQGEKVVPFSTELSTVLSNFEASSNYKDVQDPAATVLFKLADEETYLAAWTTTPWTLPSNMALCVGSDIAYVKVHDREAGVTFWVAESRQEAVCHHRDVEVTDRCLGSQLAGKRYQPLFDYFADMAQEGAFQVLADDFVSTDSGTGIVHMAPAFGEDDQRVAKAHGVTVSPCPLDERGRFTEAVHDYQGLYVKDADKPILQALKSRQQLYRQETLVHSYPFCPRSDTPIIYRTVPSWYIRVEQMRDALVANNNQINWVPEHLQQGRMGKWLEGAKDWAVSRNRYWGTPIPVWVNDETGQQRCIGSREELQRYTGVLVDDLHRDHVDTLTFTVEGEPGVYRRIDEVLDCWFESGAMPYAQVHYPFENKAQFESNFPAAFIAEGVDQTRGWFYTLQVLSQCMFGQPAFKNVIVNGIVMAEDGKKMSKRLKNYTAPDILMETYGADALRLYLINSGLVKAEEQRFTDAGVQEMVRRVLLPWLNGYKFFATYAELDGWQWCESAKDSDNILDQWILSRLQTLTQTVNDEMQQYRLYNVVPALFDFIEELTNWYIRLNRSRFWEAGMDRDKVQAYRTLFRCIDTFGKLMAPFAPFLSEHLYQGLKVFRSGADAPMSVHLCDYPQAELSLTKPALEASVTRLQHLVAMGRQKRNDLKIKVKTPLSRITVLHKKADVLADVQQLSRYIQSELNVKQIDFSEEEAAYIDFYAKPNFPVLGKRLGKAMKQYTRLIEALTDEQLEQLQAQGSIELAGQRFTDQEIVLYRQAKPGTHAVSNRFISLDVDPELTEDLIAEGAVREVVSRIQKLRKQSQFNVDDRIRVSLYAPEQLAGWVKRHQDYLTEETLTQELIFSESPDEQSVSFKTEHGQIAISAHVLVKRAE, from the coding sequence ATGAGTACATCCCGAGACAATCTATCCAGCGCAGGTGATGCTGGCGCAAAGCCGGCCGCTCAGGCGAATCAGACCGACAACCAGTCATTTTCCTTTGTCGATGCAGAGCACGCCGTGCTTGATTTTTGGCAAAAAAATCAGGTGTTTCACCAGTCACTCCGGCAAACGCAGGACAAGCCTGACTACGTGTTTTACGACGGTCCCCCGTTTGCGACCGGATTGCCGCATCATGGACATCTGGTTGCGTCCACCATCAAAGATGTGATCCCACGTTACTTCACCATGAAAGGCTATCATGTGCAGCGCCGCTTTGGCTGGGATTGCCACGGGCTGCCGATCGAGCACGAAATTGACAAGTCTTTGGGGATGTCGGCCAAGGAGGCGGTCGAGAGTCTCGGGATTGCCCGTTACAACGATGAATGTCGCGGCATTGTGCAGCGCTATACTCGCGAGTGGGAAAAAACCATCACCCGGTTGGGACGTTGGGTCGATTTCGAGAATGATTACCGCACCATGGAGCCCTGGTATATGGAATCAGTGTGGTGGGTCTTTCAGCAGTTGTGGGACAAAGGGCTGGTGTACCAGGGGGAAAAAGTGGTGCCGTTCTCCACTGAGCTTTCCACTGTACTGTCGAACTTCGAGGCCAGCTCCAACTATAAAGATGTGCAGGATCCCGCGGCCACCGTATTGTTCAAACTCGCCGATGAGGAAACGTATCTGGCGGCCTGGACCACCACGCCCTGGACGCTGCCGTCCAATATGGCGCTGTGTGTCGGCAGCGACATTGCTTATGTCAAAGTCCACGATCGCGAGGCAGGGGTCACCTTCTGGGTCGCCGAGTCACGTCAGGAGGCAGTGTGTCACCATCGCGATGTTGAAGTGACGGATCGCTGTCTGGGCAGCCAACTGGCCGGAAAACGCTATCAGCCACTGTTTGATTATTTCGCCGACATGGCACAAGAAGGGGCGTTTCAGGTCCTGGCGGATGATTTCGTCTCGACCGACAGCGGCACCGGGATCGTCCATATGGCACCGGCATTCGGGGAAGACGATCAGCGAGTTGCCAAAGCGCATGGCGTGACCGTGTCACCTTGTCCCCTTGATGAGCGTGGCCGGTTTACCGAAGCTGTTCATGATTACCAGGGCTTGTATGTGAAGGATGCCGATAAGCCGATCCTTCAGGCGTTGAAGTCACGCCAGCAACTCTATCGTCAGGAAACGCTGGTTCACAGCTATCCGTTTTGCCCGCGCTCGGATACGCCGATTATCTACCGGACAGTGCCGTCCTGGTATATCCGGGTCGAACAAATGCGTGACGCGCTGGTCGCGAACAATAATCAGATCAACTGGGTGCCGGAGCATTTGCAACAAGGCCGAATGGGGAAATGGCTTGAAGGCGCGAAAGACTGGGCTGTGTCGCGCAATCGCTACTGGGGTACGCCGATCCCGGTTTGGGTCAATGATGAAACCGGGCAGCAGCGCTGTATTGGCTCGCGCGAAGAATTACAGCGCTATACCGGTGTCTTGGTAGACGATCTTCACCGTGATCATGTGGATACACTGACGTTCACGGTGGAAGGCGAGCCCGGCGTCTATCGCCGGATTGATGAGGTGCTGGACTGCTGGTTTGAATCCGGGGCGATGCCGTACGCGCAGGTGCATTATCCGTTTGAAAACAAAGCACAGTTTGAATCGAATTTCCCGGCCGCTTTCATTGCTGAAGGGGTCGACCAGACCCGGGGTTGGTTTTATACCCTCCAGGTTCTGAGTCAGTGCATGTTCGGACAACCTGCGTTTAAAAACGTCATCGTCAACGGCATTGTGATGGCCGAAGACGGCAAGAAAATGTCGAAGCGGCTGAAGAACTACACCGCGCCGGATATTCTGATGGAAACGTATGGCGCAGATGCACTGCGTCTGTACCTCATCAACTCCGGTTTGGTTAAAGCGGAAGAGCAGCGTTTTACCGATGCCGGGGTGCAGGAAATGGTGCGCCGGGTGTTGCTGCCGTGGCTCAATGGCTACAAATTCTTTGCCACCTATGCGGAGCTGGACGGTTGGCAGTGGTGCGAGTCAGCGAAAGACAGCGATAACATCCTGGATCAATGGATCCTGTCACGTCTGCAAACGCTGACGCAGACGGTCAATGACGAGATGCAGCAGTACCGGCTGTACAATGTGGTTCCGGCGCTGTTTGACTTTATTGAGGAGCTGACCAACTGGTATATCCGTCTCAATCGCTCTCGTTTTTGGGAGGCTGGGATGGACCGCGATAAGGTGCAGGCCTATAGGACCTTGTTCCGCTGCATAGATACCTTTGGCAAGCTGATGGCACCTTTTGCCCCATTTCTATCTGAGCATTTGTATCAGGGGCTGAAGGTGTTTCGAAGCGGTGCGGATGCGCCGATGTCGGTGCATTTGTGCGACTATCCGCAAGCAGAGTTGTCTTTGACCAAACCCGCACTGGAAGCATCGGTAACTCGCTTGCAGCACCTGGTTGCGATGGGACGGCAGAAGCGTAATGATCTGAAAATCAAAGTGAAAACCCCACTGAGCCGGATCACGGTGCTGCACAAGAAAGCAGACGTGCTGGCCGATGTTCAGCAGCTGTCGCGTTATATCCAGAGCGAGCTGAACGTGAAGCAAATCGACTTTAGCGAAGAGGAAGCGGCTTATATTGACTTCTATGCCAAACCGAACTTCCCGGTGCTCGGCAAGCGGTTGGGTAAAGCGATGAAGCAATATACCCGCTTGATCGAAGCGTTGACGGATGAGCAACTGGAGCAACTGCAGGCGCAGGGAAGCATTGAACTGGCGGGCCAGAGGTTTACCGATCAGGAGATCGTTTTGTATCGTCAGGCCAAACCGGGAACCCATGCCGTTTCCAATCGCTTTATCTCGCTGGATGTCGACCCTGAGCTGACGGAAGATCTGATCGCGGAAGGCGCGGTTCGCGAGGTGGTCAGCCGGATCCAGAAGCTGCGGAAACAGTCTCAGTTTAACGTGGACGACCGGATCCGGGTGTCGCTGTATGCGCCAGAACAACTGGCGGGATGGGTCAAGCGCCATCAGGACTATCTGACGGAGGAAACTCTGACCCAGGAGCTGATCTTCAGTGAATCGCCGGATGAACAGTCAGTGTCGTTCAAGACCGAACACGGCCAGATTGCGATTTCAGCTCATGTCCTGGTTAAGAGAGCTGAGTGA
- a CDS encoding alkene reductase, giving the protein MTDNLFQPYALNDTLTLQNRILMAPLTRCMADDDLVPTDTMAAYYARRADSGLIISEATIIRPDGQGYPNTPGLYSPAQIAGWRKVTDAVHAKGGKIFAQLWHTGRVAHPHFFGGEFVLAPSAVKVEGTVPRMRELSYTVPKPASHEEIEQLIADYSQAAANAIDAGFDGVEIHGANGYLIDQFLHYSSNQREDEFGGTPENMARFPLAVVDAIAERIGADRTALRISPGAYFNMETDARDRQVFDYFLAQLEQRNLAFVHIGIFDDSTVFDYLEGTASAYTRARYSKTLVGVGSYTAESGSEAIAKDQFDLLAIGRPFIANPDYVQRVKTGKPLVEYSDTMLAELI; this is encoded by the coding sequence ATGACTGATAACCTATTCCAACCCTACGCGCTCAACGATACCCTGACCCTGCAAAACCGAATTCTGATGGCACCGCTGACCCGCTGTATGGCCGACGACGATCTGGTCCCGACAGATACGATGGCTGCGTACTATGCGCGGCGCGCTGACAGTGGCCTGATCATCTCAGAAGCGACGATCATCCGCCCGGATGGTCAGGGCTACCCAAACACACCGGGGCTGTATTCTCCGGCACAAATTGCGGGCTGGCGCAAAGTGACCGACGCCGTCCACGCCAAAGGCGGCAAGATCTTTGCTCAGCTCTGGCACACCGGCCGGGTGGCCCACCCGCATTTCTTTGGCGGGGAATTTGTGCTGGCGCCGTCCGCCGTGAAAGTCGAAGGCACCGTGCCACGGATGCGTGAGCTCAGCTATACCGTACCGAAACCTGCCAGCCATGAAGAAATTGAACAGCTGATCGCGGATTACAGCCAGGCAGCCGCCAATGCGATCGATGCCGGGTTTGACGGCGTCGAAATCCATGGTGCGAACGGCTATCTGATTGATCAGTTCCTGCACTACAGCAGCAACCAGCGTGAGGATGAGTTTGGCGGAACACCGGAAAATATGGCTCGTTTTCCGCTCGCCGTAGTTGATGCGATTGCCGAACGCATCGGCGCAGACCGAACCGCACTGCGGATTTCTCCGGGAGCCTACTTCAACATGGAGACAGATGCCCGTGATCGCCAAGTGTTTGATTACTTCCTGGCCCAGCTGGAGCAACGCAACCTGGCCTTCGTGCATATCGGGATTTTCGACGACAGCACGGTATTTGACTACCTGGAAGGCACCGCATCGGCCTATACCCGTGCCCGTTACAGTAAAACGCTGGTCGGGGTCGGCAGCTATACTGCTGAATCCGGCAGCGAAGCGATTGCCAAAGATCAATTTGATTTGCTGGCCATCGGTCGCCCGTTTATCGCTAATCCAGACTATGTGCAGCGGGTTAAAACCGGTAAGCCACTGGTTGAATATTCAGACACCATGCTGGCTGAACTCATCTGA
- a CDS encoding TetR/AcrR family transcriptional regulator has product MRSAEFDREYVLRAAMDAFIAKGYSKTSMKDLKIATGLHPGSIYCAFENKRGLLLAALEHYREERSAEFAAFFETSTSVMAALERYLEHIVEECEREEIKDCLLQKALSELSQQDDEVEAVISEMLNQWQQGFTEKFQLAQQQQEIAADKDCEALAQFLVMGIYGIRTVSHTHPPKGALHRLATQLLNAIRGSDL; this is encoded by the coding sequence ATGCGCAGTGCAGAATTTGACCGAGAATATGTTCTTCGGGCGGCAATGGATGCCTTCATTGCAAAGGGATACAGCAAAACCAGTATGAAGGACCTGAAAATAGCCACCGGTTTACATCCCGGTTCGATTTATTGCGCCTTTGAAAACAAGCGCGGCTTGCTGTTGGCCGCATTAGAGCATTATCGTGAAGAGCGTAGCGCGGAATTTGCTGCATTTTTTGAGACGTCCACGTCTGTGATGGCGGCGCTGGAACGCTACCTGGAACACATTGTTGAAGAGTGTGAGCGGGAAGAGATTAAGGATTGCCTGCTGCAAAAGGCATTGAGTGAACTATCTCAGCAGGATGATGAAGTCGAAGCGGTGATCAGTGAGATGCTGAACCAATGGCAGCAGGGGTTCACGGAAAAATTCCAGTTGGCGCAGCAGCAGCAAGAGATTGCAGCTGACAAGGACTGTGAAGCGCTAGCCCAGTTTTTAGTGATGGGGATCTACGGTATCCGGACGGTTTCGCACACCCACCCGCCGAAAGGCGCGTTACACCGGTTGGCTACGCAGTTGCTGAACGCGATTCGTGGTAGCGATCTGTAA
- the cobU gene encoding bifunctional adenosylcobinamide kinase/adenosylcobinamide-phosphate guanylyltransferase has protein sequence MESELKGTELILGGARSGKSSLAEQLATDSGLPVIYVATATAGDDEMAARIVQHQSQRPASWQLVEEPLDLAAVIKRYSRPENCLLIDCLTLWLTNCLCAEGATDEDWQQYKRDFLNALLHAEGRIILVSNEVGQGIVPMGELSRRFVDESGWLHQAIARQAERVVFVIAGLPQVLKGPAW, from the coding sequence GTGGAATCTGAGCTGAAAGGAACGGAGCTGATCCTGGGTGGCGCACGTTCGGGCAAGAGCAGCCTGGCAGAGCAGCTGGCGACTGACTCCGGATTGCCCGTGATTTATGTCGCAACCGCTACGGCCGGTGACGATGAGATGGCAGCGCGCATTGTTCAGCACCAGTCGCAACGTCCTGCTTCATGGCAATTGGTCGAAGAGCCGCTGGATCTGGCGGCTGTGATCAAGCGCTACAGCCGGCCTGAGAATTGTTTACTGATTGATTGTCTCACCCTGTGGCTGACCAACTGCCTGTGTGCGGAAGGTGCGACCGATGAGGACTGGCAACAATACAAACGCGATTTTTTAAATGCATTATTGCATGCCGAAGGCCGTATTATTCTGGTAAGTAACGAAGTCGGCCAGGGGATTGTGCCAATGGGCGAGCTTTCCCGGCGTTTTGTCGATGAGAGTGGGTGGCTGCACCAGGCCATCGCCCGCCAGGCCGAGCGCGTGGTGTTTGTGATCGCCGGGCTCCCCCAAGTACTCAAAGGACCGGCATGGTAA
- a CDS encoding histidine phosphatase family protein, translating into MNQTLTTRIDILRHGLPEGDGCLRGHTDFPITAAGLKQMAAAVDGLVDVEQVLSSPLKRCSHFAEQFAERFSLPIEQLEVWKEMDFGHWDGQSRDSLWQSHGEVLSQYWQDPWQSTPHGGETLQAFDARIQGAWQSLLDSHRGKRLLLVTHAGVMKQLLRILLEMPESSLYLQRLDLPYAARYRVTVFHDQHGDSWPQIQWPTQQQYESW; encoded by the coding sequence ATGAATCAGACATTGACCACTCGAATTGATATTTTGCGCCATGGGTTGCCGGAAGGCGATGGTTGCCTGCGGGGCCATACGGATTTTCCGATCACGGCTGCCGGCCTGAAGCAAATGGCGGCGGCTGTCGACGGGTTGGTCGATGTCGAGCAGGTGTTGTCGTCCCCGCTCAAGCGCTGCAGTCATTTCGCCGAGCAATTTGCCGAACGCTTTTCGTTGCCGATTGAGCAACTTGAGGTGTGGAAAGAGATGGACTTTGGTCACTGGGATGGCCAGAGCAGAGATAGCCTCTGGCAATCTCACGGGGAGGTGCTCAGCCAGTACTGGCAGGATCCCTGGCAAAGTACGCCGCATGGTGGGGAAACCTTGCAGGCCTTTGATGCCCGGATTCAGGGGGCCTGGCAGTCGTTGCTGGACAGCCATCGTGGTAAACGGCTGCTTCTGGTGACCCATGCCGGGGTGATGAAGCAACTGCTTCGAATCCTGCTGGAAATGCCGGAGAGTTCCTTGTATTTGCAGCGGCTGGATTTACCTTATGCGGCGCGTTACCGTGTCACGGTTTTTCATGATCAGCATGGTGATAGTTGGCCGCAGATCCAGTGGCCAACGCAGCAGCAATATGAATCTTGGTAA
- a CDS encoding cobyric acid synthase, whose amino-acid sequence MQLTTQALMVQGTTSDAGKSVLVAGLCRVLARKGIRVAPFKSQNMALNSAVTQDGGEIGRAQAVQAQACGIEPTVHMNPVLLKPNTDIGAQVIVQGKALADMDAVGYHGYKKVVMGPVMDSFQQLQSQYQTVVIEGAGSPAEINLRENDVANMGFAEEADVPVIIVADIDRGGVFAHLYGTLALLSESEQNRVIGFVINRFRGDIKLLAPGLDWLEEKTGKPVLGVLPYLHGLMLEAEDAINVQQVAPAAQQLKVVVPVLTRVSNHTDFDPLRMHPQVDLQFVGKGELLPPADLIIIPGTKSVRSDLAFLREQGWDQQIARHVRLGGKLMGICGGYQMLGESIADPNGIESESGESRGLGYLQTSTVLAPQKQLKRTQGQLTMPDQQAVPVRGYEIHAGVTEGVRSDAPVQLTDGPDGQIAFNGQVFGTYLHGIFEQREACDAILAWAGLTATQTPDFDVLREQQIDRLADAIEQHMDLARLWPQWQDKFSAV is encoded by the coding sequence ATGCAGTTAACGACGCAGGCGTTGATGGTCCAGGGGACCACGTCGGATGCCGGGAAAAGTGTGCTGGTGGCCGGTTTGTGCCGGGTTCTGGCGCGAAAAGGGATCCGGGTTGCGCCGTTTAAGTCGCAAAATATGGCGCTCAATAGTGCAGTGACCCAAGACGGCGGCGAGATCGGCCGGGCGCAGGCGGTGCAGGCTCAGGCGTGCGGCATCGAACCGACGGTTCATATGAATCCGGTGTTGTTAAAGCCGAATACGGACATTGGTGCTCAGGTGATTGTGCAGGGCAAGGCTCTGGCGGACATGGATGCGGTGGGCTATCACGGTTACAAGAAAGTTGTGATGGGGCCGGTAATGGACTCATTTCAACAGCTGCAATCCCAATACCAGACCGTGGTGATCGAGGGGGCAGGCAGTCCGGCGGAAATTAACCTGCGTGAAAACGATGTTGCCAATATGGGATTTGCCGAAGAGGCCGATGTTCCGGTCATTATCGTGGCCGATATCGACCGTGGTGGGGTTTTTGCACATCTTTACGGCACGTTGGCCCTGCTGTCGGAATCGGAACAGAATCGGGTGATCGGGTTTGTGATCAACCGGTTCCGGGGGGATATCAAACTGCTGGCCCCCGGACTTGACTGGCTGGAAGAAAAAACCGGCAAGCCTGTGCTCGGGGTGCTGCCGTACCTGCATGGCCTGATGCTGGAAGCGGAAGATGCGATTAATGTTCAGCAGGTGGCGCCGGCTGCGCAGCAGTTGAAAGTGGTGGTCCCGGTGCTGACCCGGGTCAGTAATCATACCGATTTTGATCCGCTGCGGATGCATCCGCAGGTCGATCTGCAATTTGTCGGTAAAGGTGAGCTGCTACCACCGGCCGATCTGATCATTATTCCCGGCACCAAAAGTGTGCGCAGTGATCTGGCCTTTTTGCGCGAGCAAGGCTGGGATCAGCAAATTGCTCGCCATGTACGCCTCGGCGGCAAATTGATGGGTATTTGTGGTGGTTATCAGATGCTGGGCGAGTCTATTGCTGATCCAAATGGTATTGAAAGCGAATCTGGAGAGAGCCGTGGGCTGGGTTATCTGCAAACCTCAACCGTGTTGGCGCCGCAAAAGCAGCTGAAACGAACCCAGGGCCAGCTGACGATGCCGGATCAGCAAGCGGTGCCGGTGCGCGGGTACGAGATCCACGCCGGGGTGACCGAAGGTGTCCGCTCGGATGCGCCGGTGCAATTGACCGATGGCCCGGATGGACAGATCGCGTTCAACGGCCAGGTGTTCGGGACCTATCTGCACGGCATTTTCGAACAGCGCGAAGCATGTGATGCAATTCTGGCCTGGGCTGGACTAACTGCGACCCAAACCCCGGACTTCGATGTACTCCGCGAGCAGCAGATTGATCGCTTGGCTGATGCGATTGAGCAGCATATGGACTTAGCTAGGTTGTGGCCCCAGTGGCAGGACAAGTTCAGCGCTGTCTGA
- the aroG gene encoding 3-deoxy-7-phosphoheptulonate synthase AroG has protein sequence MHKTDDVRIREIKELLPPVAVLEKFPATETASETVFQARQAIHNILNDEDDRLLVIVGPCSIHDTEAALEYGQRLKALREELKGELEVVMRVYFEKPRTTVGWKGLINDPYMDGSFQLNDGLRIGRKLLLDLTDSGVPTAGEFLDMITPQYMGDLISWGAIGARTTESQVHRELASGLSCPVGFKNGTDGNIKIATDAIGSSSAPHHFLSVTKYGHSAIVSTAGNEDCHIILRGGKEPNYDAEHVSAITAQLEKAGLRQKVMIDFSHANSLKQFQRQMLVAEDVGEQIAAGNQAIFGVMIESHLVEGRQDIVEGQTATYGQSITDACIGWEDTEKVLRQLAASVAKRREAQ, from the coding sequence ATGCATAAAACTGATGACGTACGCATTCGCGAGATTAAAGAACTGTTGCCACCTGTCGCGGTGCTGGAAAAGTTTCCGGCCACCGAAACCGCGTCTGAAACAGTATTTCAGGCCCGACAGGCGATCCACAACATTCTCAATGATGAAGATGATCGACTGCTCGTCATCGTCGGTCCTTGCTCAATTCACGATACGGAAGCGGCACTGGAATATGGTCAGCGTCTGAAGGCGCTGCGTGAAGAGCTGAAAGGGGAGCTTGAAGTCGTCATGCGGGTTTATTTTGAAAAACCGCGTACGACCGTGGGCTGGAAAGGCCTGATTAACGACCCGTACATGGACGGCAGCTTTCAACTGAACGATGGATTGCGGATCGGGCGTAAGCTGCTGCTGGATCTGACTGATAGCGGTGTACCGACGGCGGGTGAATTCCTCGATATGATCACCCCACAGTACATGGGCGATTTGATCAGTTGGGGCGCGATTGGTGCCCGGACGACAGAATCTCAGGTTCACCGTGAACTGGCATCAGGTTTGTCTTGTCCGGTCGGCTTCAAAAACGGTACCGACGGCAACATTAAGATTGCAACCGATGCGATCGGCTCATCCAGTGCGCCGCACCACTTCCTGTCTGTGACCAAGTATGGGCATTCGGCGATTGTATCGACGGCCGGAAATGAGGATTGTCATATCATCCTGCGTGGCGGGAAAGAGCCAAACTACGATGCTGAACATGTATCGGCCATTACTGCTCAGCTGGAGAAAGCCGGCCTGCGCCAGAAAGTGATGATTGATTTCAGTCATGCAAACAGCTTGAAACAGTTCCAACGTCAGATGCTGGTAGCCGAAGATGTCGGTGAGCAAATTGCAGCGGGCAATCAGGCTATCTTTGGGGTGATGATTGAGAGTCACCTGGTTGAAGGGCGTCAGGATATCGTTGAGGGACAAACGGCCACTTATGGTCAGAGTATTACCGATGCCTGTATTGGCTGGGAAGACACAGAGAAGGTATTGCGTCAACTGGCAGCCAGCGTGGCGAAGCGTCGTGAGGCTCAGTAA
- a CDS encoding DUF4136 domain-containing protein, protein MLPFLRLLLLTLILAGCSAPVTTDYNTQINYDQFKTYQFAPGHSSYVISLDDSRVEEAISVQLHSKGLKQGDNADLTVKHYIRQQSDFQSYGTSVGFGYGYRHIGVAYSTPVRYREYTYGKLIVELIDNQSNQIVWRAVSQRKLTESMTPSSREAFIDEQVFEMFKNYPPAS, encoded by the coding sequence ATGTTGCCATTTCTTCGATTATTGCTCCTAACCCTGATTCTGGCAGGCTGTAGTGCGCCGGTAACCACGGACTACAATACCCAAATCAACTACGATCAATTCAAAACCTATCAGTTTGCACCGGGCCACAGCAGTTATGTAATCAGCCTGGACGACTCCCGAGTCGAAGAAGCCATTTCCGTGCAGCTTCACAGTAAAGGGCTCAAGCAGGGAGACAATGCCGATCTCACTGTCAAACACTACATTCGTCAACAGTCCGATTTTCAATCTTATGGCACAAGCGTCGGCTTCGGTTACGGATATCGGCATATAGGAGTAGCCTACAGCACGCCTGTACGATATCGCGAATATACCTACGGCAAATTGATTGTTGAACTCATCGACAACCAGAGCAACCAAATCGTCTGGCGCGCTGTCTCGCAGCGCAAGTTAACCGAAAGCATGACGCCTTCATCCCGGGAAGCATTCATTGACGAGCAGGTGTTTGAAATGTTCAAAAACTACCCACCCGCTAGCTAA